The nucleotide sequence GCACGGGTGGCATCCAGCCCGTCCATTTCCGGCATCTGCATGTCCATCAGGATCAGCTCCACCCCGCCCTGGCTGACCCGCTCCAGCGCCTGCCGCCCGTTGCCAGCCAGCATGACATCGCGAAAACCGAGTTTTTCCAGCAGTTTGATAATCAGCTTCTGGTTCACCGTATTGTCCTCGGCCACCATGACCGACAACGGTGCCACGCCGGGAGCTGGCGTCTCCACCGGCGGCACCGCAACAGGTGCTTCGGCCGCCGGCGCACTGGCCTCGGTGGCCACCCAGTGCACGCTGAAGCTGCTGCCCACGCCGTGTTCGCTGCTGACATCGATGCGCCCGCCCATGGCCTCCGCCAGCCGTCGGCAGATGGCTAGCCCCAGCCCGGTACCGCCATAGCGCCGGGTCGTGGTGGAGTCGGCCTGCTCAAATGCGGTAAACACCTTGCCCAGCTGCTCCTGGGTCATGCCGATGCCGGTATCACGAATCACCAGCACCAGGCGCTTCATGTCGAAGGTATCTTCCAGCGGCTCGATGCCCACCGTCACGGTGATGCCGCCCTGATGGGTAAACTTGATGGCATTGCTCAACAGATTGCTGGTGATCTGGCGCAGCCGGGTGGCATCACCCAGCAGCCAGGCACTGCCCAGCGGCCGTTGCCATTCGATGCGCAGGCCCGCCTCCATCGCCTTGGGCACAAACAGATTCACCACGCTATCGAGCAAGGCATACAGATTGTAAGGTCGCTGCTCCAGCGTCAGCTTGCCGGCATCGATCTTGGACAGGTCGAGAATATCGTTGATCAGGGCCAGCAGCGAAGTGCCGCACTCCTGCAAGGTGGCCACCTGATCGCCCTGCTCCGGTGTCAGGCGCGAATGCGATAGCAGCTCGGCCATGCCCAGCACACCATTGAGCGGAGTGCGGATTTCGTGGCTCATCACCGCCAGGAATTCCGACTTGGACTTGGCCGCCATTTCCGCCTTGAGCAGCGCCTCGGACAGCTGTGCCATGCGCCATTCGACGATTTTTTCCAGCTGGGCCGCTACGGTGGACAGTTCAAAGTTGGCGTCGTACAAGGCGCGGCTACGCTGTTCCAGCAGCACCTCCGCCTCTTTGCGCGCGGTTTTCTCACGCTGGTAGCGCTTCTGGAAGCGCAGCAGCTGGTCTTGCAACTGGGCCAGTTCGTCATCGCTCATACCAGTTCCACCACGAAGCGTACCTTGCTGCCATCCTCGCTCAATGGCTCAGCCACGATGCGCCCTTGCTCACCGAAATGATCGAGCGCGCCCTGGATCAGGCCGGAGGCCAACGGTGCCAGGCAGCGCGGCGAGCTGTACAGCAAGGCCATGCAGCGCGCGTCGCTGCTGAGCACCTCGATTTGCGGCAGCTGCGCATCCGGATAAAGCTTTTGTACTTCCTGGTGAATGTGCTTCTCGATATTACCCAGCACCGTAAATGCGCTGCTGCAACCCTGGATGCTGTACGGATACAGCAGGGCAAAGCGGCCGAACAGGTAATGGCCGAAAGTGTAGATCAGTGCCTGCGCTTCCAGTCCGCTGCGCTGCGACAAGGCCGTCACCAGCGCCACCATCTCGGCAAAAGGATAGCTGCCCACCGCGGTGTAGGCCCCTCCCGATTTGATGCCGGCATCCTCGATGATGTCATCCACCATGTCGGCAGAAAAGCGGCTCTCCACCATTTCCAGAAACTCGGTAAACACCAC is from Aquitalea aquatilis and encodes:
- a CDS encoding ATP-binding protein: MSDDELAQLQDQLLRFQKRYQREKTARKEAEVLLEQRSRALYDANFELSTVAAQLEKIVEWRMAQLSEALLKAEMAAKSKSEFLAVMSHEIRTPLNGVLGMAELLSHSRLTPEQGDQVATLQECGTSLLALINDILDLSKIDAGKLTLEQRPYNLYALLDSVVNLFVPKAMEAGLRIEWQRPLGSAWLLGDATRLRQITSNLLSNAIKFTHQGGITVTVGIEPLEDTFDMKRLVLVIRDTGIGMTQEQLGKVFTAFEQADSTTTRRYGGTGLGLAICRRLAEAMGGRIDVSSEHGVGSSFSVHWVATEASAPAAEAPVAVPPVETPAPGVAPLSVMVAEDNTVNQKLIIKLLEKLGFRDVMLAGNGRQALERVSQGGVELILMDMQMPEMDGLDATRAIRQLELDYQPHIIALTANAFDEDRERCQQAGMNDFLSKPVSLERLSMAMQRGSKLLSQQKLPSPAGAADTQASA
- a CDS encoding heme NO-binding domain-containing protein; amino-acid sequence: MKGVVFTEFLEMVESRFSADMVDDIIEDAGIKSGGAYTAVGSYPFAEMVALVTALSQRSGLEAQALIYTFGHYLFGRFALLYPYSIQGCSSAFTVLGNIEKHIHQEVQKLYPDAQLPQIEVLSSDARCMALLYSSPRCLAPLASGLIQGALDHFGEQGRIVAEPLSEDGSKVRFVVELV